Proteins encoded in a region of the Suncus etruscus isolate mSunEtr1 chromosome 1, mSunEtr1.pri.cur, whole genome shotgun sequence genome:
- the GAA gene encoding lysosomal alpha-glucosidase isoform X1 yields MDRKWPPRTLLGGCALLVLATATATLLAHLLLWDFAENPRELSDVSGAPEGREGAQHLPRRPRSPLAPDQCDIEPASRMDCAPNGEISEQQCKARNCCYMPSGQPRGTGLGQPWCFYPRKYQSYKLEDLNATTTGYRATLTRASASIYPKDIMTLQLDVMMETEGRLHFTIKDPKNKRYEVPLKTPCVDKRAQAPLYQVEFSRDPFGVIVRRQMDSRVLLNTTVAPLIFADQYLQLSTTLPSRYVLGLAEHLAPLILSTDWTRVTMWNRDLAPTPGQNLYGSHPFYMVLEEGGLAHGVFLLNSNAMDVDLQPSPALTWRSTGGILDMYVFLGPEPKSVVRQYLEVVGFPFMPPYWGLGFHLCRWGYTSSDMTRQAVANMTRAGFPLDTQWNDLDYTDGGKDFTFNQKGFGDLPAMVEELHQSGRHYVMIVDPAISSTQCPGTYRPYDEGLRRGVFITNETNQPLMGKVWPGLTAFPDFTNPATVTWWEDMVAEFHDQVPLDGMWIDMNEPSNFLPGSVDGCPDNELENPPYVPGVKGGTLRAATICASSHQFLSTHYNLHNLYGLSEAMVSQSALVKARKKRPFIISRSTFAGHGHYAGHWTGDVWSTWEQLAYSIPEVLLFNVLGVPLVGADICGFNGDTNEELCVRWMQLGAFYPFMRNHNSITSTPQEPYRFSEEAQHAMKKALRLRYALLPFLYSLFYRAHVQGDTVARALLLEFPQDPTTWTVDRQLLWGAALLITPVLEPGKTEVTGYFPAGTWYELHSVPLEATDSLSPQHPAPRDFTVHSQGQWVTLPAPLDTINVHLREGHIIPLQGLGLTTTETRQQPLTLVVGLTSSGEAQGELYWDDGDSLGVLESGAYSLVGFWARNNSVGNTPGHVSSEGADLRLSRITVLGVPKAPQQVLSNGVPISDFTYSFQTKTLQVPVVLPVTVKFLVSWS; encoded by the exons ATGGACCGGAAGTGGCCTCCCCGCACCCTCCTTGGGGGCTGCGCCCTCCTCGTCCTCGCCACTGCCACTGCTACCCTGCTGGCACACCTGTTACTCTGGGACTTTGCTGAGAACCCTCGAGAGCTCAGTGATGTCTCCGGGGCCCCGGAGGGCAGAGAGGGTGCTCAGCACCTGCCCCGGAGGCCCCGGAGTCCACTCGCTCCTGACCAGTGCGACATCGAACCTGCCAGCCGCATGGACTGTGCACCCAACGGGGAAATCTCAGAGCAGCAGTGCAAGGCCCGGAACTGCTGCTACATGCCCTCGGGGCAGCCCAGGGGCACAGGCCTAGGCCAGCCCTGGTGCTTTTACCCTCGCAAATACCAGAGCTACAAGCTGGAAGACCTCAATGCCACGACGACAGGCTACAGGGCGACCCTGACACGTGCCTCTGCCTCCATCTACCCCAAGGACATTATGACGTTGCAACTGGATGTGATGATGGAGACTGAGGGCCGCCTGCACTTCACG ATCAAAGACCCCAAGAACAAACGCTACGAGGTCCCTTTGAAGACTCCCTGTGTTGACAAGCGGGCACAGGCCCCGCTCTACCAAGTGGAGTTTTCCCGAGACCCATTTGGGGTGATTGTCCGCCGACAGATGGACAGCCGGGTGCT GCTGAACACCACGGTGGCCCCGCTCATCTTCGCCGACCAGTACCTGCAGTTGTCCACCACGCTGCCCTCCCGCTACGTCCTGGGCCTGGCTGAGCACCTGGCCCCCCTGATCCTCAGCACCGACTGGACCCGGGTCACGATGTGGAACCGGGACTTGGCCCCCACG CCCGGCCAGAACCTGTACGGCTCGCACCCCTTCTACATGGTGCTGGAGGAAGGCGGCCTGGCGCACGGGGTCTTCCTGCTGAACAGCAACGCCATGG ACGTGGACCTGCAGCCCAGCCCGGCCCTCACCTGGCGGTCCACCGGTGGGATCCTGGACATGTACGTCTTCCTGGGCCCAGAGCCCAAGAGCGTGGTGCGGCAGTACCTGGAGGTTGTGG GCTTCCCCTTCATGCCGCCCTACTGGGGCCTGGGCTTCCACCTGTGCCGCTGGGGCTACACGTCCAGCGACATGACCCGCCAGGCGGTGGCCAACATGACCAGAGCCGGCTTTCCCCTG GACACCCAGTGGAACGACCTGGACTACACTGATGGCGGCAAAGACTTCACCTTCAACCAGAAGGGATTCGGGGACCTGCCGGCCATGGTGGAGGAGCTGCACCAGAGTGGCCGACACTATGTGATGATCGTG GACCCAGCCATCAGCAGCACCCAGTGCCCAGGAACTTACCGGCCCTATGACGAGGGGCTCCGGAGAGGCGTCTTCATCACCAATGAGACAAATCAGCCACTAATGGGCAAG GTGTGGCCTGGACTCACTGCTTTCCCGGACTTCACCAACCCAGCCACCGTTACCTGGTGGGAGGACATGGTGGCCGAGTTCCATGACCAGGTGCCCCTGGACGGCATGTGGATT GACATGAACGAACCGTCCAACTTCCTGCCAGGATCCGTGGATGGCTGCCCTGACAATGAGCTGGAGAACCCACCCTATGTGCCAG GTGTGAAGGGCGGAACCCTGCGAGCTGCCACCATCTGTGCCTCCAGTCACCAGTTCCTGTCCACccactacaacctgcacaacctGTATGGACTGAGTGAGGCCATGGTGTCGCAGAG TGCCCTGGTGAAGGCCCGAAAGAAGCGCCCCTTTATAATTTCGCGCTCGACCTTCGCCGGACACGGCCACTACGCTGGCCACTGGACAGGGGACGTGTGGAGCACATGGGAGCAGCTCGCCTATTCCATCCCTG AGGTCCTGCTGTTCAACGTCCTGGGCGTGCCCCTGGTCGGGGCGGACATCTGCGGCTTCAATGGCGACACCAACGAGGAGCTGTGCGTGCGCTGGATGCAGCTGGGCGCCTTCTACCCCTTCATGCGCAACCACAACAGCATCACCAGCACA CCGCAGGAGCCGTACCGGTTCAGCGAGGAGGCGCAGCACGCCATGAAGAAGGCCTTGCGCCTGCGCTACGCGCTGCTGCCCTTCCTCTACTCGCTTTTCTACCGCGCGCACGTCCAGGGCGACACCGTGGCCCGCGCGCTGCTCCTGGA GTTCCCCCAGGACCCCACCACCTGGACCGTGGACCGCCAGCTCCTCTGGGGAGCGGCCCTGCTCATCACCCCCGTGCTGGAGCCAGGGAAGACGGAAGTGACCGGCTACTTCCCGGCCGGCACGTGGTACGAGCTGCACTCG GTGCCCCTGGAAGCCACTGACAGCCTTTCACCTCAACATCCGGCACCCCGTGATTTTACTGTCCACAGCCAGGGCCAGTGGGTGACCCTGCCGGCGCCCTTGGACACCATCAATGTCCACCTGCGGGAGGGGCATATCATCCCCCTGCAG GGTCTTGGCCTCACCACCACGGAGACGCGCCAGCAGCCCCTGACCCTGGTTGTGGGCCTCACCTCCAGCGGGGAGGCCCAAGGGGAGCTGTACTGGGACGACGGAGACAGTTTGGGGGTGCTGGAGAGCGGTGCCTACTCGCTGGTGGGCTTCTGGGCCAGGAAC AACTCCGTCGGGAACACACCAGGGCACGTCAGCAGTGAGGGTGCTGACCTGCGGCTGAGCAGGATCACGGTACTGGGTGTGCCAAAGGCCCCCCAGCAGGTGCTGTCCAATGGCGTCCCCATCTCCGACTTCACCTACAGCTTCCAAACCAAG